From the genome of Spinacia oleracea cultivar Varoflay chromosome 2, BTI_SOV_V1, whole genome shotgun sequence, one region includes:
- the LOC110778435 gene encoding 60S ribosomal protein L17-2, giving the protein MGKYSQEPVNPTKSCKARGSDLRCHFKNTRETAFALRKMPLGKAKRYLEDVLAHKQAIPFRRFCRGVGRTAQAKNRHSNGQGRWPVKSANFVLDLLKNAESNAEMKGLEVDSLYISHIQVNQAQKQRRRTYRAHGRINPYMSHPCHIELTLSEKEEAVRKEPESQLATSK; this is encoded by the exons ATG GGGAAGTATTCACAAGAACCAGTAAACCCCACCAAGT CTTGCAAGGCGAGAGGCTCGGATCTCAGATGTCATTTCAAG AATACAAGAGAAACTGCCTTTGCACTCCGGAAAATGCCTCTAGGCAAAGCTAAAAGGTACTTGGAGGATGTCCTTGCCCACAAGCAAGCAATCCCATTCCGTCGTTTTTGTAGAGGAGTTGGGCGAACTGCTCAGGCAAAAAACCGTCATTCAAATGGACAAGGACGTTGGCCTGTTAAGTCTGCCAACTTTGTTTTGGACTTGCTGAAAAATGCTGAGAGTAACGCTGAA ATGAAAGGTCTAGAAGTCGATTCCCTCTACATCTCACACATTCAGGTGAACCAAGCTCAAAAGCAGAGACGCCGCACATACCGTGCTCATGGAAGAATCAATC CTTACATGTCACATCCATGCCATATTGAGCTAACCTTGTCAGAAAAGGAAGAAGCAGTGAGGAAAGAG CCTGAGTCTCAGTTGGCCACCAGCAAGTAG